A window from Toxoplasma gondii ME49 chromosome IX, whole genome shotgun sequence encodes these proteins:
- a CDS encoding hypothetical protein (encoded by transcript TGME49_288280), whose amino-acid sequence MNFRATCTPTAASPPRKGPSAWSGLQQLRSLASLRDRQARTQGNLRKARQKSRDSRKWTLFRRRTRMIPAPFAAVEAEDGIDAVAHFRWRYAGTATPLTGKFGSAHDQTIEERLVSSTELNPEINEFSTKFALYSDRSLPWCLPMVDQPFSAPAFRTMHARKIFKHEREAVQPRTSSCCWVPRPSVPDSGARYFFGVPSSLRVPAPCIPSTFAVHQASSGSFATSPHAVFNREHRTVASSSRAQLLQGDQSDPPHPSTFRSEKPPFPSDSKGAYFRGGSPSFQRVAFCAPTSKGDWGSEAGRGANENLRLWKGVHACTVELRQALLSRRTFNRSGPRSDRVYKQSERTTSLDHRYVVPSAHHGLTSSVRSGDSRRHEAASQMRPREDKKMASPAAFQGQTSEPKIEGEQGHPSQGGVGEAESQLLSRLAQSAHHMPTRDVVFVLTHVHKLVFPCAHACGFTDPILAVYTAAAQALRGRLGGLSSLEWKDVLVPIVGLLLEHSPRAPALPQLAPRHDSFPSSSPLGSSPSAASREPSSIQSHCGGRELGSPEALSVGLSAVRDGTREPTLASRLNGSSSFPPLPGIFDSLLKDVCARITRYAPSLPPHLLLFFFNAYARLGVFPPPLVLATAKAVEDRIETLSPQDLSMAVTTFALAQRHRKESRHRTVAANETRGIRETREKGTRANSGRATDCERSSNGDNITGDSSTPLPQKKTFRPPLFCESLHDASASTVSVAASAPLPVCQPSSAGVSSGSPHLPFGSSRDSEGVSWVGSRIPDVSPIFYRLLSHLVASPSLRQQLPLSSAVQILSACARFPLEMRHMEGRRAACAARPKRREDSLIPRPCASEPPSLADDVNGEGEQVGKPKDLRDEEHNARDPFSSPRLPASSPPSSSPFSFGRECSSAPPAGEAGVLASVFHSVFADVLMLSAFESWTPQLVASAMNAFTSCKSLPASRRHEALVLLLHRLLFTVRVRQTEVARRGEACAVADMRTIDPVEKAGSAGDSREKPSERANASLGYKHDARGPPGDDWRVLDEAFSDEKIVVSFSLALHALGKENVRLPAPVLAEVMQSMAWILRHCSRAAFAAGLPNEAQVSSWNSESRRSPSVFSAFSQDGDGGRGAVGRGKQSLQKFEKTSSVPLSREWAVMAWGLAKLLSYAKVSKTPVACARGYPEASRSGCEGTARPLDTSEVEAGWAEHCENVFRPLFLLVPSLLLEQRNPDFIAVSQLADAVRRVLLLDAEKSKRLDCTLSPRQEVASPDCKEGAQSQGMRHSPSRHTPQPLESDSSCSATAQTVTVKGLEGALCERASVANPDGGSSSGFADRGESSVSGAGGPGACGGSGDACGSTAEFDRSPQQRETSGTVERSDSEALSRNEPSTSHTSVDTGSLGSLRSMEENPHDRSPYLWEQRLMKPEELTFLLRFVAGYLFRWADICKPHQLLQTSWLYIQLNLLHTLQVEIPKSVANAPALACSAWSKERVDHSRDCERRTPLPFHMRAADTPECEGGARDAPRPAHSVPNLSAVEFMGCVLDRLRESEDTLDEGNSYFLQQLLRVYVLKYPAIMKRHPKRVRKFVKRRLGDTLDKGADSLS is encoded by the coding sequence ATGAATTTCAGAGCTACGTGCACGCCAACTGCGGCCAGTCCGCCGAGAAAGGGCCCCAGCGCTTGGAGTGGTCTCCAGCAGCTTCGCTCGCTTGCCTCACTGCGGGACCGACAAGCGCGCACGCAAGGCAACCtcaggaaggcgaggcagaaaagTCGAGATTCGCGGAAATGGACGCTTTTTCGACGCCGAACGCGGATGATACCAGCACCTTTTGCCGCCGTTGAGGCAGAAGACGGGATAGATGCTGTGGCACATTTCCGGTGGAGGTACGCGGGAACTGCGACGCCTTTGACTGGCAAGTTTGGCTCTGCACATGACCAGACAATCGAGGAGCGTCTTGTCAGTTCTACCGAGTTAAACCCAGAAATCAACGAATTCTCGACGAAATTCGCGCTTTATTCCGATAGAAGCTTGCCGTGGTGCCTTCCAATGGTGGACCAACCTTTCTCAGCGCCGGCATTCAGAACGATGCATGCTAGGAAAATCTTCAAACACGAACGGGAGGCGGTTCAACCCCGCACTTCCTCTTGCTGCTGGGTTCCTCGGCCGTCAGTGCCCGATTCTGGTGCGCGTTATTTCTTTGGCGTGCCATCATCCTTACGCGTTCCGGCGCCGTGTATTCCTTCTACGTTCGCCGTCCATCAAGCCTCTTCAGGGAGCTTCGCGACTTCACCTCATGCGGTCTTCAACAGGGAACACCGTACAGTGGCATCTTCGTCGCGAGCTCAGCTGCTTCAAGGAGATCAGTCAGATCCCCCTCACCCTTCCACGTTTCGGTCGGAAAAGCCCCCGTTCCCTTCCGACTCCAAAGGAGCTTATTTTCGCGGGggttcgccttcgtttcAGCGCGTGGCGTTCTGTGCGCCTACCAGCAAAGGCGATTGGGGCAGTGAAGCGGGGCGGGGAGCTAACGAAAATTTGCGCCTCTGGAAGGGCGTCCACGCATGCACCGTCGAGCTGCGTCAGGCGCTCTTGAGTCGGCGTACGTTCAACAGGAGCGGGCCGCGGAGTGATCGAGTGTACAAGCAGTCGGAGAGAACCACTAGCCTGGACCACCGGTATGTCGTTCCAAGTGCGCATCATGGCCTGACTTCTTCTGTTCGATCGGGGGACTCGCGACGCCACGAGGCAGCCTCTCAGATGAGACCTCGCGAGGACAAGAAAATGGCTTCCCCTGCGGCCTTTCAGGGTCAGACTTCAGAGCCAAAGATAGAAGGCGAACAGGGGCACCCAAGCCAGGGCGGCGTCGGGGAGGCCGAAAGTCAGTTGCTGTCCCGGCTGGCTCAGAGTGCTCATCACATGCCCACGAGAGACGTTGTTTTCGTCCTGACTCATGTGCACAAGTTGGTGTTCCCCTGCGCTCATGCATGCGGCTTCACGGACCCGATTCTAGCAGTGTATACAGCGGCCGCTCAAGCGCTTCGCGGTCGCCTAGGCGGCTTGTCTTCCTTGGAATGGAAAGATGTTCTCGTCCCTATAGTTGGTCTTCTACTCGAACACTCGCCGCGGGCTCCCGCGCTTCCGCAACTCGCTCCACGGCACGATtcgttcccttcttcttcaccgcttggttcctcgccttcggctGCTTCTCGGGAGCCGTCCAGTATCCAGAGTCACTGCGGGGGAAGGGAACTCGGGTCTCCAGAGGCGCTTTCGGTTGGTCTCAGTGCAGTGCGTGACGGGACCCGTGAGCCAACACTGGCGTCTCGTCTCAATggttcctcctcttttccgcCCCTGCCGGGCATTTTCGATTCGCTCTTAAAAGATGTGTGCGCTCGCATCACGCGCTACGcaccttctcttccgccccaccttcttctcttctttttcaacGCGTACGCGCGCCTGGGAGTCTTCCCCCCGCCCCTAGTGCTGGCCACAGCGAAGGCCGTTGAAGACCGCATCGAGACACTGTCGCCTCAGGATCTCTCCATGGCCGTGACGACTTTCGCTCTTGCtcagagacacaggaaagaGTCCCGGCACAGAACAGTGGCTGCGAATGAAACGAGGGGAATTagggaaacgagggaaaagGGCACTCGTGCAAACTCAGGGAGAGCGACGGACTGTGAGCGATCTAGCAATGGGGACAACATCACCGGTGACTCGTCAACCCCGCTGCCACAAAAGAAGACCTTTCGACCTCCACTGTTCTGTGAGTCTCTTCACGAcgcctctgcttccactgtctccgtcgccgcctctgctccTTTGCCTGTCTGTCAACCATCGTCCgctggtgtctcctcgggGTCTCCGCATCTCCCATTCGGCTCCTCTCGCGATAGCGAAGGCGTGTCGTGGGTCGGCTCACGCATTCCTGATGTCTCCCCGATTTTCTACCGGCTCCTGTCGCATCTGGTGgcttcgccgtctctgcggcagcagctgcctctctcgagtGCGGTCCAGatcctctctgcatgtgcgcGGTTTCCTCTGGAGATGAGACACATGGAGGGACGTCGGGCCGCATGCGCAGCGAGGCCAAAAAGGCGGGAGGACAGCTTGATCCCGCGGCCCTGCGCGAGTGAGCCGCCGTCACTAGCTGACGACGTCAATGGCGAAGGCGAGCAAGTGGGCAAGCCCAAGGACCtgagagacgaggaacaCAACGCTCGCGacccgttttcctctcctcgacttcccgcttcttctcctccttcttcgtctccgttttcgttCGGCCGCGAATGTTCTTCCGCTCCGCCTGCCGGTGAAGCAGGCGTGCTGGCCTCTGTCTTCCACAGCGTTTTTGCGGATGTTCTCatgctctctgcgttcgaGAGCTGGACCCCTCAGCTTGTGGCGAGCGCCATGAATGCCTTCACGAGTTGCAAAAGTCTACCTGCTTCTCGACGCCACGAGGCGCTcgtcctgcttctccaccgTCTGTTATTCACAGTCCGCGTGCGTCAGACAGAAGTAGCGAGAAGGGGGGAAGCATGTGCAGTCGCGGACATGCGAACGATCGATCCAGTGGAGAAGGCTGGGAGTGCAGGAGactccagagagaagccgagtgAACGGGCGAACGCGTCGCTGGGATACAAACACGATGCTCGGGGCCCTCCGGGAGACGACTGGAGGGTGTTGGATGAAGCCTTCAGCGACGAAAAGATCGTCGTGAGTTTTTCCCtggctctgcatgcgctgggCAAGGAAAATGTCCGCCTGCCTGCCCCCGTCTTGGCGGAGGTCATGCAGAGCATGGCCTGGATCCTCAGACACTGCTCTCGTGCCGCGTTTGCAGCTGGGTTGCCGAACGAGGCTCAAGTTTCCTCTTGGAATTCTGAGTCGAGGCGATCGCCAAGCGTTTTCAGCGCCTTCTCTCAAGATGGCGACGGCGGTAGGGGAGCGGTGGGGCGTGGAAAACAGAGCTTGCAGAAGTTCGAAAAAACGTCGAGTGTTCCCCTTTCGCGAGAGTGGGCAGTGATGGCGTGGGGGCTTGCGAAACTCCTCAGCTACGCAAAGGTGAGTAAGACACCTGTGGCGTGTGcacgaggatatcctgaaGCGTCGCGTTCAGGCTGCGAAGGAACCGCGAGGCCTCTTGACACCTCGGAGGTGGAAGCTGGCTGGGCGGAGCACTGCGAGAACGTGTTTCggccgctcttcctcctggttccttctctgcttttggAGCAACGGAATCCGGACTTCATTGCTGTCTCTCAGCTCGCGGACGCCGTAAGGCGCGTGCTGCTTCTCGATGCAGAGAAGTCCAAGCGACTCGACTGCACGTTGTCTCCGAGACAGGAGGTAGCTTCTCCCGATTGTAAAGAAGGCGCACAATCTCAAGGGATGCGCCACAGCCCCTCTAGGCACACACCCCAGCCTCTAGAGAGCGATTCGTCCTGTTCGGCAACTGCCCAGACTGTCACTGTCAAAGGGCTGGAAGGGGCTTTGTGTGAGCGAGCCAGCGTTGCCAACCCCGACGGTGGAAGCTCTAGCGGCTTTGCTGATCGAGGAGAGTCTTCGGTTTCAGGTGCAGGCGGTCCGGGCGCATGTGGCGGTAGTGGCGATGCATGCGGTTCGACCGCTGAATTCGACAGGAGCCCGCAGCAGCGCGAGACAAGTGGAACTGTAGAGCGTTCGGATTCGGAGGCTTTGTCGCGCAACGAACCGTCTACCAGCCACACGTCTGTGGACACGGGAAGTTTAGGAAGTCTCAGATCGATGGAGGAAAACCCTCACGACCGCTCTCCGTACTTGTGGGAGCAGCGCCTGATGAAACCAGAAGAACTGACTTTCCTTCTGCGCTTCGTCGCAGGGTACTTGTTTCGGTGGGCCGATATCTGCAAGCCCCACCAGCTCCTCCAGACTTCTTggctgtacatacagctcAACTTGTTGCACACGCTCCAGGTCGAGATCCCGAAGAGTGTGGCGAACGCCCCCGCTCTTGCCTGTTCTGCCTGGAGCAAGGAACGGGTTGACCACTCTCGGGACTGCGAGAGGAGAACCCCTTTGCCTTTCCACATGCGTGCTGCAGATACACCAGAATGTGAAGGCggggcgagagacgcgccgcGTCCTGCGCATTCAGTCCCGAACTTGTCAGCCGTTGAGTTCATGGGATGCGTCTTGGATCGCCTGCGAGAGTCCGAGGATACGCTAGACGAGGGAAACTCTTACTTtcttcagcagctgctgcgcgtGTACGTGCTAAAGTATCCAGCGATCATGAAACGCCATCCGAAACGCGTGAGAAAGTTCGTAAAAAGGCGCCTCGGAGACACGCTAGACAAGGGAGCGGACTCTTTATCCTAA
- a CDS encoding adenylate kinase (encoded by transcript TGME49_288320): MERLSQLRRPLKLLFMGAPGVGKGTYASRLARDWSIPHISTGDLIREEIKAKTPLGQVLQEHADRGNLVPDNIVSAKCRQRLAQKDCARGWILDGFPRTVKQAVELGVFDRPSLCVHISLPDNFIVEKLLSRRICVTCGGIFNIADIRSSPYDLPPLLPDAGCSGCGGSPQLMKRDDDTEAVVQNRLGIYKRETEPILQLYQKEGILLEYHVTKGVKDLPDLSNTILTRVEQLNADS, translated from the coding sequence ATGGAGCGTCTGTCACAACTCAGACGCCCCCTGAAACTGCTGTTTATGGGCGCACCGGGGGTTGGAAAGGGAACGTACGCTAGCCGACTCGCAAGAGATTGGTCGATTCCGCACATTTCGACCGGTGACCTGATCCGAGAAGAGATCAAGGCGAAAACGCCCTTGGGGCAAGTTCTGCAGGAACACGCGGACAGAGGGAATTTAGTGCCGGACAACATTGTGTCGGCCAAATGCCGGCAACGGCTGGCTCAGAAAGACTGCGCAAGAGGGTGGATTTTGGATGGTTTCCCAAGGACGGTGAAGCAGGCTGTTGAGCTCGGGGTGTTTGATCGTCCGTCGTTGTGTGTCCACATTTCCTTGCCAGACAATTTTATTGTGGAGAAGCTGCTGTCTCGTCGAATATGTGTAACGTGTGGGGGGATTTTCAATATTGCTGACATACGTTCCTCGCCGTACGACCTACCACCGCTCCTTCCCGACGCAGGTTGTTCCGGGTGCGGCGGAAGTCCGCAGTTAATGAAGCGTGACGATGACACAGAAGCGGTTGTCCAAAATAGGTTAGGGATCTAtaagagggagacggaacCGATTCTTCAACTGTACCAAAAGGAAGGGATTTTGCTAGAATACCACGTCACAAAAGGAGTGAAGGACTTGCCTGATTTGTCAAACACTATTCTCACTCGTGTTGAGCAACTGAATGCAGACTCCTGA
- a CDS encoding hypothetical protein (encoded by transcript TGME49_288290), translated as MQPKKKRSVHHAAAAAARGNTEENTAFFAARQSSEAAPHSLFQSLSESRMKKKVRRQREGGAEAHAAEQASTASPREGRSSPGHRRAAKSKSLAHSTNCCIVLTHCPLYLFRDKRHSSTAGLLNMDDHRYLLAGRPSSSSTDNFAFPFLDKIQSQLRQLHDPFLESSSDLADAAAVPNRGMAAATEAAGARAAAVAEDRRLLVEACMRSDVVHQCLLNILDSIVVSQLRTGIPHFAGKNTDAAASAFTTASGEAWKGQPGAGKPLSAQPGNMNFELLLHTMDGKLLRVSPSFRVPRNFKVFKKVATMALSSPTGKLRGTPTARSERNRRHGWASQERVQTEGAASDRESEADDRDEEEEETLIEVLQPPFWRHLPDNYRPICLSASRHAPKVVLRRMMTELREEANLVFMISACPYLDAAAIPRCLVRPRTTGSLLNGTAEMKGREPAGDEAVQGQTEPTAEVDITRDACTPVVISISNFPMSAAVRCDRLIYEVQSLLPSAPPS; from the exons ATGCAACCGAAAAAAAAGCGGTCCGTGCACCATGCAGCGGCAGCAGCCGCAAGAGGCAATACTGAGGAGAATACGGCATTTTTTGCTGCTAGACAGTCCTCTGAAGCGGCCCCGCATTCACTTTTTCAGTCATTGTCAGAATCTcgaatgaagaagaaggttcGGCGGCAGCGGGAGGGAGGGGCCGAGGCACATGCTGCCGAACAGGCGAGTACAGCGTCGCCGCGGGAGGGTCGAAGTAGCCCTGGTCACCGACGAGCAGCAAAAAGTAAGTCGCTGGCGCATTCGACCAACTGCTGCATCGTTCTGACGCACTGTCCCTTGTACCTTTTCCGGGACAAGAGGCATTCCTCAACGGCGGGCCTTTTGAACATGGACGACCATCGGTACCTTTTGGCGGGTCgaccctcttcttcgtcaacTGACAACTTTGcatttcctttcctcgacaAGATCCAGTCACAGCTTCGCCAGTTGCATGATCCCTTCCTCGAGAGTTCGAGCGATCTCGCTGATGCAGCAGCAGTGCCGAACCGAGGCATGGCGGCAGCAACTGAGGCGGCGGGGGCCAGGGCAGCTGCAGTAGCGGAAGaccgtcgtcttcttgtggaagcgtgcatgcgctctgACGTCGTCCATCAGTGTCTGTTGAACATCCTCGACTCCATAGTGGTCTCTCAGCTCCGCACTGGCATTCCACACTTTGCCGGCAAGAATACCGACGCCGCCGCCTCGGCGTTCACAACTGCGTCAGGCGAAGCTTGGAAAGGCCAGCCGGGCGCGGGAAAACCGTTGTCAGCTCAGCCAGGGAACATGAACTTCGAGCTACTTCTCCACACCATGGACGGCAAgctgcttcgcgtctcccctTCGTTTCGCGTCCCGCGAAACTTCAAAGTTTTCAAGAAAGTTGCGACGATGGCACTGTCCTCTCCCACGGGGAAGCTGCGCGGGACTCCCACGGCGCGGTCCGAGAGAAACCGCCGCCACGGCTGGGCTTCTCAGGAGAGGGTCCAGACGGAGGGCGCTGCTTCTGaccgagaaagcgaggcggATGACcgcgacgaggaggaagaagagaccctCATCGAAGTGCTTCAGCCTCCCTTCTGGAGGCATCTGCCGGACAACTACAG aCCCATTTGCTTGTCTGCTTCGCGCCACGCGCCCAAGGTAGTCTTGCGCCGGATGATGACAGAACTTCGGGAGGAAGCAAACCTCGTCTTTATGATTTCTGCTTGTCCGTACCTCGACGCGGCGGCGATACCGAGGTGTCTAGTGCGCCCCAGAACCACAGGCAGCCTGTTGAATGGAACAGCCGAAATGAAAGGGCGCGAGCCTGCTGGGGATGAGGCTGTGCAGGGGCAAACGGAGCCGACGGCCGAGGTGGACATAACGCgggatgcatgcacgcccGTTGTCATAAGCATTTCCAATTTCCCCATGTCCGCTGCGGTCAGGTGTGACAGGCTGATCTACGAGGTGCAGTCGCTTTTGCCGAGTGCGCCGCCCAGTTGA
- a CDS encoding hypothetical protein (encoded by transcript TGME49_288270), which translates to MSMALSSDSRNIEKRRRRNGGQLAGKEVPVKLKKAKSGEVASVAEADADAQEQKQAQAEAKLRAICAAFWGDDEEESVPACSSSQAVVASEESETKKRRRSAESASERAGVSSQGGLRAVDHQDSGPTGNTQECSTRKKKGSSTSVESAVSSVGASPSVSPSNCDLQPKKRSRGGKNGFRDSSSTAGASSPDSTRPSCSVPWGFEFLGEEIQEIPSCDRTSATPRGSSSHAHGGFAARGSGKKDSGFHSSGNSRTGTPPGGAKSGRSPAGQGTNSAVVSADADRRKREEQEKKREKEMFDETVRDIRRLVYPHLGTFQRRQYVSAALRALGAKQLKGQKRLLPELRSRQAKTKASIAKRLEEEKHLGVSTHLDKRGNLQSGERYKKKQRDQKRGRQDLRNALGSAGQLDRKQVKKLRLKIS; encoded by the exons ATGTCGATGGCGCTTTCATCCGATTCACGGAACATAGAgaaaagacggaggagaaatGGTGGCCAACTTGCCGGAAAGGAAGTGCCTGTCaagttgaagaaggcgaagagcggcGAGGTCGCTTCAGTCGCGGAGGCAGATGCAGATGCGCAGGAGCAGAAACAGGCGCAAGCGGAGGCGAAGCTGCGGGCGATCTGCGCGGCATTTTGGGGAGatgacgaagaggagagtgTCCCAGcatgctcttcttcgcaggccGTTGTTGCctcagaagaaagcgagacaaaAAAGCGCCGCCGGAGTGCCGAGTCCGCCTCAGAAAGGGCGGGAGTTTCATCTCAAGGAGGACTGAGGGCTGTCGATCACCAAGACAGCGGACCGACAGGAAACACTCAGGAGTGCAgcacaaggaagaagaagggatcGTCGACTTCAGTTGAGAGTGCTGTCTCATCTGTAGGcgcctcgccctctgtctcaCCCTCAAACTGTGACCTGCAACCAAAGAAGCGCTCGAGGGGAGGAAAAAACGGCTTTCGAGATTCCTCGTCAACTGCTGGGGCTTCTTCCCCTGACTCCACCCGACCTTCCTGTTCCGTGCCGTGGGGCTTCGAGTTCCTCGGAGAGGAAATTCAGGAAATTCCTTCCTGCGACCGCACTTCTGCGACCCCCCGTGGCAGCTCCAGCCATGCACATGGAGGGTTTGCCGCTCGCGGCTcagggaagaaggacagCGGTTTCCATTCAAGCGGCAACTCTCGGACTGGAACTCCTCCTGGTGGCGCAAAGTCTGGGCGGTCACCGGCAGGGCAAGGCACGAATAGCGCTGTCGTTTCGGCCGatgcagacagaaggaaacgcgaagaacaggaaaagaaaagagagaaggagatgtTCGACGAAACCGTCAGGGATATCCGCAGACTCG TGTATCCACACCTCGGAACCTTCCAGCGCCGCCAATACGTCAGTGCGGCGCTTCGCGCCTTAGGAGCGA AGCAACTGAAAGGACAGAAGCGGCTCTTACCGGAACTGCGGTCCAGACAGGCCAAAACCAAGGCAAGCATCGCAAAGAggctggaagaagagaagcaccTCGGGGTGTCTACGCATCTGGATAAGCGAGGAAACCTGCAGAGTGGAGAACGCTAtaagaagaagcagcgcgaCCAAAAGCGTGGTCGTCAGGACTTGCGTAACGCTCTTGGTTCAGCGGGTCAACTAGACAGAAAGCAAGTGAAAAAGTTACGATTGAAGATCTCCTAG
- a CDS encoding hypothetical protein (encoded by transcript TGME49_288300), giving the protein MIESGKWQALSPPNKVQTRRCLSIFSKDPDLSDCSRSVSGAGSSALGTNVDDTDFVVRRPWLSEGADMMQPIKLKLLTRPRLVTNVLVVLRLARPFLSSSAWDNMQRYPFPAIASHSNE; this is encoded by the coding sequence ATGATCGAGTCCGGCAAGTGGCaggctctgtctcctcctaACAAAGTACAGACGCGCAGGTGTTTGTCCATATTTAGCAAGGATCCGGACTTGAGCGACTGCAGTAGATCAGTTTCAGGCGCAGGTAGCAGTGCGTTGGGGACCAACGTGGACGACACAGATTTCGTCGTCCGTAGACCATGGCTATCCGAAGGAGCTGATATGATGCAACCTATCAAATTAAAGCTGTTGACCCGACCTCGTCTCGTGACAAATGTCTTGGTAGTCTTGCGCCTGGCGCGGCCCTTCTTGAGTTCTTCGGCCTGGGACAACATGCAGCGCTATCCCTTCCCAGCAATCGCTTCGCATAGTAACGAGTGA
- a CDS encoding hypothetical protein (encoded by transcript TGME49_288310~Signal peptide predicted by SignalP 2.0 HMM (probability 0.998) with cleavage site probability 0.927 at residue 18) encodes MKAVGVVVVASLATAAQATNLPRASRFYTTTERSVDLRNLLENTEVERPPAPAGPAHSDSAREIPVLEEPQFTQVSTDEYNEYKHGMTALQKILKPENMKTLKKLTAMLNQQNTLPTAADPHAAMSAEKLTALLTSAMATQTEGFDFNSVNRVLENWKQNISRGPFANMVPALPADAAQFVQPTVPFATVAGAPVMSGQSIVSPAFANFAQVAPMQYALPPIPYFQITPQTGYQFAQAQPAMEEFTSPQQLLSVQM; translated from the exons ATGAAAGCAGTGGGTGTCGTTGtcgttgcctctcttgcGACTGCCGCGCAAGCCACAAACCTTCCGCGTGCGTCGAGATTCTATACGACCACAGAGCGCAGCGTTGATTTGAGAAATTTGCTGGAAAACACAGAGGTGGAACGGCCGCCAGCTCCGGCGGGTCCGGCACATTCAGACAGTGCTCGAG AGATTCCCGTTTTGGAGGAGCCTCAGTTCACCCAAG TCAGCACGGATGAGTACAACGAATACAAGCATGGG ATGACGGCGCTACAAAAGATTTTGAAGCCGGAAAATATGAAGACTCTCAAGAAGCTCACTGCCATGTTAAATCAGCAGAACACCTTGCCGACTGCCGCTGACCCCCACGCAGCAATGAGCGCAGAGAAACTGACA GCACTTCTCACATCGGCTATGGCGACTCAAACGGAGGGTTTCGATTTCAACAGTGTGAATCGCGTGCTGGAGAACTGGAAGCAGAACATATCGCGAGGTCCATTTGCCAACATGGTTCCGGCGTTGCCGGCTGATGCTGCCCAGTTTGTGCAGCCAACTGTCCCGTTTGCTACTGTCGCAGGAGCGCCAGTGATGTCAGGACAGTCAATTGTTTCTCCT GCATTCGCAAACTTCGCGCAAGTGGCTCCTATGCAGTACGCGCTCCCGCCTATACCTTACTTCCAGATCACACCCCAGACAGGCTATCAGTT TGCTCAGGCGCAACCAGCCATGGAAGAGTTCACGTCTCCCCAGCAGCTGCTTTCGGTCCAAATGTGA